From the genome of Haladaptatus caseinilyticus:
TATTCGGCGATTTCATCCCTTCGATAGTAATTTTGGCGTCCATCTCTTGACGAATCTCTTCTAAACGCCGCTGAATCATCGTTCGCGACTTGGAGATGATGACTGCCCAGTACTCATACCCGTTTTTGATTCTTATTTCTTCTTCTGGAACAAAACCTCGAGAAACGAACGCGTCATGAATGCTGTTTCGAGGGGCATACTCGACTAGAAGTTCTTCAGTTGCATTTCCCGCTGAGTGGGCCGGAACATTCGGATTAAAATAATCATTGATACGCTTTACCACGTCCGTAAGATTTGATTCCTCGATTTCGGCCACCAACTCGTCGATTTGCTCCGTCCTATCTGCATACGCTGTCAGCCGAGCGCTCACGCGCCCGTCATAGTGGTAGACACCGTGTGCGATCAACCCAGCATCAACTGCGTCTGTCGTCTGAAGTGTCCAACAGTTGGGATGCCATATTTTGAGTGTGAGTTGTGTCGTCCGGGCTGATTCGGATGGTGTGTGATTGGTTGTCTCTCCCATGGTATTCTATCGCAATTTAATCCAGTATAACATTTTCGTTCAAACAGTTGATTCATAATATAATCTATATGGTTTATTATATATAATAAAATACTATTATCGACTGTCTCTCGAAATAGCCTCTTGACTCTGTTCTCGTTGAACTATTGCACCTCGTAGGTTAGAACCGCAAAAACATCGCCAAGTTTCTGCATGCTAGCCAGTTTAGGGACGAGATGGTAATCTCACGCGATAATAGTGGCGCACCTGAAGCGAGCGTGACGGGAGCAACGTTGAGAATGATCTCGTCAAGTAGACCGTGATCATAGAATTGCCCGACAAGATCACCCCCACGGACAAGCCAGATGTTCTTGCCGTCCGCCACCGTTACCATCTCTGCATGGACGGGCGTAACATCACCCTGCACGAAGTGTTTGTACACGGGGGTGGTAAATTCGTTCATCACCTTCTACCGGGTGTAACCCGGTTCTTAAGCAAACGGTGAAGAGCAGCCTTCTACCGCAAAAATACTTTAATAACAAGTTTACTTCCAAGTAGTCGAGTTGTCTTTCTCATCTCCGTCCTCCAGAGTTGTTCAACCGCCAACCCTGATGGTGGTTTCTTCGGCTGTGTCCGTGGCGGTTGAGACCCGATCGGGGTGATGAACGAGTTCACCCGCTCCAGGTTTCCGGGGAAGGTTGCTCGTCGCACCGAATCGGGCATGGACCCGCCGAGGGAGTCGAACCCTCGTGATGACCGTCACGGGTTTCGTAGGACGATTAGATCTCGTCCCAGACGTCAAGATTGAAATAGAGTCGCTTGCGCTGGGCATTCCCGTTGTTCTGCTCCGAAGGTGGTTCGTAGGCATTCCACGTCACACCGTGTTTCTCATCGAACTCTTCGAGCAACAAGAGACAGTAGCGCTCGCTAAATCACTTACCAGGCCACTCGGGCTCACGCTTATCGAGGAACGCATCAATGCCCTCGTTCGCGTCGCCTGTGGTACACAGCGAGGCGAACTGCTCGTTCGAGTACTCGAGGGCGGTGTCGTAGTCGAGATCGTTCATCATGTAATAGGCCTGCTTGCCCATTTGAACGGCGACCGGACTCTTCTCTGCGATTGACTCCGCGAGCGCAATTGTCTCCTCCCGGAGGTCGTCCTTTGGGACGACGCGATTAACGAGTCCCCAGTCAAGTGCGGTTTCGGCATCAATGAGCTCGCCTGTCAGCAGGAGTTCGAGACACTGTTTCTGCGTAAGTGAGCGCATCAACGGCACAGCAGGCCCCATACAGAATAAGCCCACTTTGGGGGCAGTAGCGCCGAGTTTGGTTCCTTCTGCAAGCACCGCAAGATCGCACGCGGCAACGAGTCCGATTCCGTTAGCGGCGGCGTGACCATGGGCTGCCGCGATGACAGGCGTCCTCATGTGCACGAGCGTCTGAAATGGCTTTTCCATCTGTCCGACCCATCTTTTATACTCTCGTTGGGTGTCAAAATCCCCGTGCTCAGTAAGATCGATTCCCGCTGAAAACGCCTTCCCAGCACCCTCAATGATTACGACCCGAACATCATCATTTTCGTCGAGTTCTCGAAGAGCGCCATCGAGATCGTGGGCTAATCCCGTGCTGAACGTGTTCATCGCCTCCGGGCGGTTAAGCGTGATCGTCGAAATATGTCCGTCGATGTCTACCGTGGCGGCCTCGTAAGCCATACGAGGAACCACACGTCGGAAGAAAATAGTTGTTCAGGGCTCTGTGGGGATGTCGAGATGGGGTCAGAAATCGATCAGTGGTTAGTACTTTCTACTAACACAGACGAGCTTCAATCCTCAGGAATGGATTCCTCGCAGTGGTACGCGATCGACTTCTTCTAAATTCATATATCATGCTCGTACCCGGTGAACAGCTCTCGGATTACACTGTCGTAATCTCCTTCAGCCGCCCAGTGTAATCAGCTAGACTGCTTCTTTCCTTCTCTTCAGGTCACGAAGAGAAGAAGAAGCAATTACACCCTCCAGTAGTCAACCGTTCATTCCGCCCTCAGAGGGGGTGCAAGTTGCACCCCCTCCTCATCTCTTAGGGATCGCCGATTACGGTCGGTGAGCGACTGAACGTGCTCGACCAGATCGCTGACCGAGACGTCGTTGTCATCGAGAACACTGGACGCTCCGGACGTGGTGGGGTTACTCATTGGCAGACACCTCCGCTTTAGCCGCCGTGTCCTCTGTTGACGTGGAGAGCTGGGGTAAATGCGCAATTGTAGTGAGCGAACCGATACAGCGGGCAGTCGTGTCAGTAGCGGTGTGGGTGTACTCAAGAACAGTCATGGGCGAATCGGCGTGGCGACAACAGTGGTAGGTGGCTTGCTGAATGTCGTCCTGTGCTGTCGTCGTCATCGGTGGGGCCGTTAGGACGAGCTGTGGTGCGTGACTCGTGACGGGGTGTGTCTCTTGTACCGTCAAAATCGTCGGTGGCAAGTTGGTCGTAGTAATGCGGACGCGATCTCCTGGTGCAAGCTGCTGGACAAGTCCGTTGGCATCGCGAGGATTCAACGGTTTGGGAACGATCGAATGCTCGTGGGTACTCACGCCTGCTCACCTCCCGTCGGGTTGGTGATGCACTCGACCTGTGCACCAGTCCGAAGCCAGGCATAGCGGCCATTCGGCGACAGATCGTACCGATCGAGTGTGGTCTCGGTGTGCTCAATTTTGTCGTAATAAGCGTACTGGAGTCGGTAGCAATCGTGGGTTGGGGTGGCGACGTACAGGACGTGTTCGCCCGGCTCTGGTCCACGGCAGGTGAGTTCGGGTTCCGAATGCTCACACTGATAGACCACGCCCGTCAGCGTGCGTTGCTCGGTGTGAATCTGGATCGGGTCCGTGCACTCTAAAGCGAGCACCGCATCTCGGTTAGTCATTGGTCTGCCTCTCGTTTCTGACGAAGACGCTGACAGAGCTGGCAGGGTGCGTATTGGTCGTCCTGTGCTTCTGTGCGAGTGCAATAGGCGAGTGGGTTGTCGGTCTGCAGCGTACAGTGTGGCTCGTTGTCGCCGTCGAGTTCGTGATAGGCAAAGGCGTCGCCTACAAATTGATCGACAATAGCGACAGTCTCATCGGCAGGATACGGGTCGGCAGCGATGCGCTGGTCGCGTTCGGCATCGGTGAGATTGCTTGTGAACCGGCTGTCACAGTAATGGGAGTCGGTAATCTGCACCGCGTAGGTTCCACAGTGCGGACAGCGTTCGAATGTGTTCTCGATCTCCTCGGCGGTGATCGAGGTGGACGACTGGGTCATCGTCCATCCCCGCCGATGGCTGTCGCTCTCTGGGAAGGGCGTTCTGTGCGGGGCATCTACGCGTGCACCTCAGTTGGGGTGGTGTGGGTGGTGGCGTCGATGTCGTAGCACCATTCGAGGATGTTTTGGTAGTGTGTGCGGGTTTCGGCGTGGGTTTCACCCGGTGGTGTCGAGGGGAGATTCGGATTGCCCGTCTTGGTGGTGGCGACCGAGCGATAGGTGTCGGTGTCCTCAGGTATCTGGAAGCCTTGCTCGCCGTACTCGATGGGTAAGCGCCGTTCGAAAAATTGCTGGCAGTCCGGCGTGGCGTAGATGCAGTAAAGGGAGGGTGCTTTGTTGGTGGTCTTGGTTTGGGTTTGAAAGCCCACGCGGAGTTCGACGAGGTATGCGCGAGTGATTGGTTCGTCGTTGTCGGGCGTGGGTTGGTCTGGGTCTTGAGTGGCGGTGTCGGGTGTGGGTTCGAGGCGTTTGACCGGGTGGAAGACTTTCTCGCCGAATTGGGCCTCGAGGGAGAGCAGCCCGCCGTTGGGTTTCTCGTCGAAGGACGCCATTAGTCCTGTCCTCCGAAAACACGTGGTTGGTAGTCGATGCGTTTTTCTACGGAAAGGGTATTGCTAGTCATGCTTCGGTGGACTCCGAAGCGCGGTCGGTGTTCTAAGCACCGGCCTTTCTGCGAAGGCATCCCGCGCTCCTCATCTAATGAACTATTCGCGAGATACTTAATAATTTGCTAAACAAAATGCCAGATGTATTGTAGGGCAATACTTTTAGAAAAAGCCTGTGTATTATGCTTGGTGAGTACTGATGCAAGAGCAACGAATGGTCAACAAGCATTATGATCCGAATGAGCGTGAAGAGCAAATCCTCGAACTCTTGAAGGAAGGCCGCGAATCTGACAAGCCGTGGGGACGTGCAAATCC
Proteins encoded in this window:
- a CDS encoding helix-turn-helix domain-containing protein; the encoded protein is MAEIEESNLTDVVKRINDYFNPNVPAHSAGNATEELLVEYAPRNSIHDAFVSRGFVPEEEIRIKNGYEYWAVIISKSRTMIQRRLEEIRQEMDAKITIEGMKSPNTESAKYNTTDYLSERQREVFELAQQSGYYTWPREISASELADKLNLSKTTILEHLRKAEAKLLGPKV
- a CDS encoding dihydrofolate reductase family protein, which translates into the protein MNEFTTPVYKHFVQGDVTPVHAEMVTVADGKNIWLVRGGDLVGQFYDHGLLDEIILNVAPVTLASGAPLLSREITISSLNWLACRNLAMFLRF
- a CDS encoding enoyl-CoA hydratase-related protein, which produces MAYEAATVDIDGHISTITLNRPEAMNTFSTGLAHDLDGALRELDENDDVRVVIIEGAGKAFSAGIDLTEHGDFDTQREYKRWVGQMEKPFQTLVHMRTPVIAAAHGHAAANGIGLVAACDLAVLAEGTKLGATAPKVGLFCMGPAVPLMRSLTQKQCLELLLTGELIDAETALDWGLVNRVVPKDDLREETIALAESIAEKSPVAVQMGKQAYYMMNDLDYDTALEYSNEQFASLCTTGDANEGIDAFLDKREPEWPGK